The following are encoded together in the Zingiber officinale cultivar Zhangliang chromosome 8A, Zo_v1.1, whole genome shotgun sequence genome:
- the LOC122008938 gene encoding cyclin-dependent kinase F-4-like, with protein MERYKAIKEVGDGTFGNVWRAISKQSGEVVAIKKLKRKYYSWEECLNLQEVKSLRRLNHPNIVKLKEVIRENDMLYLVFEYMECNLYQLMNEKGRSFSEGEIRNWCFQIFNALAYMHQHGYFHRDLKPENLLVTNDLVKIADFGLAREIHSKPPFTEYVSTRWYRAPELLLQSSVYNSAVDMWAMGAIMAELFSLHPLFPGSSEADQICKICSVIGSPNSYSWPEGLQLAEAKKYQFPQFAGAPLSFLIPAASKDAVDLISSLCSWDARKRPTPMKVLQHSFFKPCFYIPPSPWLKSEGLQKTPSSAVMKSALVSKSAIEHSVGGLSSTRLATNYSLANTNDFSKPGVQRKLEMNHQEKISYKGVKTYKQQSSLRDNHGVIDGDGAKGNSNLVDKLANLKLNSENVKLPHLNYRPAKQLPKEAVWHRHARVLDRPKEVPLAPTYYTRKVAG; from the exons ATGGAAAG GTACAAGGCAATCAAGGAAGTTGGAGATGGCACATTTGGAAATGTTTGGCGAGCAATAAGCAAGCAAAGTGGTGAAGTG GTTGCCATTAAGAAGCTGAAACGAAAGTATTACTCATGGGAGGAGTGCTTGAATCTCCAGGAAGTGAAG TCTTTGCGAAGATTAAACCATCCCAACATTGTCAAGCTCAAAGAGGTTATTAGAGAGAATGATATGTTATACCTAGTTTTTGAGTACATG GAATGCAATCTCTATCAGCTTATGAATGAAAAGGGTAGATCCTTTTCAGAAGGTGAAATTCGGAATTGGTGCTTTCAGATCTTCAATGCACTGGCTTACATGCACCAACATGGTTATTTTCATCGTGACCTTAAGCCTG AGAACTTGCTGGTGACCAATGACCTCGTGAAGATAGCAGATTTTGGCCTTGCTCGTGAAATCCATTCTAAGCCACCATTCACAGAATATGTATCAACACGCTG GTACCGAGCTCCAGAACTTTTGCTTCAGTCTTCTGTTTATAATTCTGCAGTTG ATATGTGGGCAATGGGAGCTATCATGGCTGAACTTTTCTCACTTCATCCCCTATTTCCTGGTTCGAG TGAGGCGGATCAGATATGCAAGATTTGCAGTGTTATTGGATCTCCCAATAGTTATTCATGGCCTGAAGGATTACAGCTTGCAGAGGCTAAGAAATATCAGTTTCCACAG TTTGCTGGTGCCCCTCTTTCTTTCCTAATTCCTGCAGCCAGCAAGGATGCGGTCGACCTTATATCT TCGCTTTGTTCTTGGGATGCAAGAAAGAGACCCACACCAATGAAAGTTCTTCAGCATTCTTTCTTCAAG CCTTGCTTTTACATCCCCCCATCTCCTTGGTTGAAATCAGAGGGACTGCAGAAAACACCTTCATCAG CTGTCATGAAAAGCGCTTTGGTCTCAAAGAGTGCTATAGAGCACTCTGTTGGAGGTTTGTCCAGTACAAGGCTGGCAACAAACTATTCATTAGCTAATACAAATGACTTTTCAAAGCCAG gTGTTCAAAGAAAATTAGAAATGAATCATCAGGAAAAGATCTCTTATAAAGGTGTTAAAACATATAAACAGCAGTCAAGTTTAAGAGACAACCACG GCGTTATTGATGGAGACGGTGCCAAAGGGAATTCAAATTTAGTAGACAAATTGGCTAACTTAAAACTGAACTCGGAGAATGTCAAGCTGCCTCACCTGAACTACCGTCCCGCGAAGCAGTTGCCGAAGGAAGCAGTCTGGCACAGACATGCTCGTGTTTTAGATCGGCCTAAGGAGGTTCCTCTTGCTCCAACCTACTATACTAGAAAAGTCGCAGGCTGA